Genomic segment of Cyanobacterium stanieri LEGE 03274:
AATGTTTACCCTATCAGACTTCAAAAAAACTCGTTTTTATCAGGAAACCTACGCTGAGGGCAAAGTTGAGGCGAAAATATCTACTATCCCCAGCCTTTTAAAACTTGGCTTAACTACGGAACAAATCGCCCAGGCTCTCGAATTAGACATTGAAATAGTTAAAAAAGTGGCTGTAAATGAGGAAAATTAATAAAAGTTCTCCACTCTTGGGTGGTTTAATACCCCATAACCCCCCGCAAATTCGGGGAACTCCATTAATATCAAATCCGCTTGATCACTTACAAATTAGTAATATCAATATCTTAGTTCAATTTATTGAACGAACCATCGTTAGCCGTGTAATTCATTACACGGTGGGGGTACGAAGATACAATCTATTGACAACAAATTATCCGAACTCCATTAAAACAAAATTTAAAATCATGAAAAACTATAAACTTTTATTCAAACTGTTACAACAACCAAATGATCAAGGAATCACCCTCACAGAATTATTAGTGGCGTTGGTTATTAGTGGTATTGTTTTAACCGCCACTACCAGTGGTTTTATCAATGTATTACGAGCCAATCGGGATGTAGAATCGAAAGGTACTCAATTAAGTAATTTAACTAGAGCGTTAACCTTCATACAAGAAGATATTAAACCTGGTGTATCTGTTACAGTTTCTGAAATTTCAGATTCTCAATGCACAGATGTTGATTCTAGGTGTTTAATAATTGAATCAGATAACGGAAATCAAATTTATTATGGATTTAAAGATATTAGTGGAGATACTTCAACATTCTTAAAACCTGGTATTTTGAAAAGACAAGAGTATGATGGTAGCGGAAATGCTTTAGATTATAAAGGAGATACATTACCATCATCTGAAATAGAAGAACAACAAACTGCATGGCAGGAAGAGTTTACGACTGTTGCTGATGGTTTAGAAATAAACGCTCAAGATCCCGTTTGTGATGATGGGGGTACAATTACTTGGGGAAATGGCACTACTCCCACTCTTTATGGAGATACAGGAAATGGTTTTCGTTTTTGTATCGACGAAACTCGAAATCGACTCGCTCGAATATTTTTATATGGTCATATCATAGACAGTAATACTATACTTAACGTTGATAGTTTTAGTTTTGCTAGAAGTAACCAACCTGCATCACCTTAAACTGATTATAATTATGATTACTCAAAATAACATTAATATTTTCCAACAGAATTAGCCAAAAAAAAGACACAAAACAAAATTAATTAGCTATATTGACAGCAGAAATCAGTAAGTCAATATATGAACAGTAAAATAAAAGCATTTAACCTTCGTGCCTTACTCGTTAAATTGCGAAAAAATAATCCTGTTTCTGGTACTACTCTCACCGAGTTATTGACGGGCGTAGTGATAGGCGGCGTAGTTATTACAGCAACAACCAGTGGGTTTATCAATGTACTTCGTGCTAACCAAAGAGTAGAGACAAAAAGTGTGAGAATGGCAGGACTAAATAAAGCCCTTAATTACTTACAAGAAGATATTAAACAAGCTAAATTTATCACTGCTGAAAAAGGTGGTAATTGTACCTCTACCGCAGTTAATTCGGAATATTGTTTAGTATTAACTTTTGCTGATGATACAGAATTGAGACCTGGCTGTAGTGGTGAAAAACCAAAAATTTATTATGGTTATCGTGATATTCGTAGTGGTGAGCAGATATGGCTAAAACCAGGGATGCTGAGGCGAAAGATAGTTTGCGAAACTGGGGCAGGAAATTGGATTGCTGTGGCAGATGGGTTGATAAGTGTCAATGAGGATAATCCCGTAGGCGATAAAACCCCTTCAGAATTTTGTAATCAGGAAGGTGTAAATTTATCCTCTCCTTCTGCCGTGTATGGGGGTAATAGCAGTGGTAAGGGCGGTTTTCGTTTTTGTTTAGACAACGATAACCTTAATAATCGGTTGGTGAGAATTTTTCTTTATGGGCATATTATTGGGGAAAATCCTCTTAATGTTAATGTTATCACCTTCGCTCGTGCGGGACAGAATTAGATTAGTAAAATAAAAAATATGGCTAATATTTATGTGTTCAGTGGAGCAAATGGATCGGGAAAAACGACTACTGCTTTTGAAATTATGCCTAATTTTTTAGAAGTATTTGAATATGTCAATGCCGATGAAATAGCCAAAGGATTATCCCCTTTTAATCCTGAATCAGTCGCTATTCAGGCGGGAAAAATAATGTTAAAAAGGCTCAATCATTTAAAAAGTAGTCAACAAAATTTTGCTTTTGAAACAACTTTATCAGGTCATAATTACATTCGTTTTCTTAGAGAATGTAAGCAATTAGGATATACAATTAATTTATTATTCTTTTGGTTAAATAGTCCAGATTTAGCAATTTCAAGAGTTAAGCAACGAGTAAAAGCAGGAGGGCATAATATTCCTGAAAATATAATTTATCGTCGCTATCATCGAGGTTTAAATAATTTATTCAATTACTATTTACCCATGTGCGATAACTGGTTTATTTACGATAACTCTCAATTTCCTACTGCCTTAATAGCAAAATTTTCAGCAGATACTGATTTAGTTGTTGTAAACCA
This window contains:
- a CDS encoding PulJ/GspJ family protein, with product MKNYKLLFKLLQQPNDQGITLTELLVALVISGIVLTATTSGFINVLRANRDVESKGTQLSNLTRALTFIQEDIKPGVSVTVSEISDSQCTDVDSRCLIIESDNGNQIYYGFKDISGDTSTFLKPGILKRQEYDGSGNALDYKGDTLPSSEIEEQQTAWQEEFTTVADGLEINAQDPVCDDGGTITWGNGTTPTLYGDTGNGFRFCIDETRNRLARIFLYGHIIDSNTILNVDSFSFARSNQPASP
- a CDS encoding PilW family protein; translation: MNSKIKAFNLRALLVKLRKNNPVSGTTLTELLTGVVIGGVVITATTSGFINVLRANQRVETKSVRMAGLNKALNYLQEDIKQAKFITAEKGGNCTSTAVNSEYCLVLTFADDTELRPGCSGEKPKIYYGYRDIRSGEQIWLKPGMLRRKIVCETGAGNWIAVADGLISVNEDNPVGDKTPSEFCNQEGVNLSSPSAVYGGNSSGKGGFRFCLDNDNLNNRLVRIFLYGHIIGENPLNVNVITFARAGQN
- a CDS encoding Rpn family recombination-promoting nuclease/putative transposase, with the protein product MTHVGTLYKFSNYSREELAKMFTLSDFKKTRFYQETYAEGKVEAKISTIPSLLKLGLTTEQIAQALELDIEIVKKVAVNEEN
- a CDS encoding zeta toxin family protein, giving the protein MANIYVFSGANGSGKTTTAFEIMPNFLEVFEYVNADEIAKGLSPFNPESVAIQAGKIMLKRLNHLKSSQQNFAFETTLSGHNYIRFLRECKQLGYTINLLFFWLNSPDLAISRVKQRVKAGGHNIPENIIYRRYHRGLNNLFNYYLPMCDNWFIYDNSQFPTALIAKFSADTDLVVVNQSQWTQFNTNYL